In Salvelinus namaycush isolate Seneca chromosome 15, SaNama_1.0, whole genome shotgun sequence, a genomic segment contains:
- the LOC120060373 gene encoding trichohyalin-like, translated as MTIWWQPVGKSRTQLHRVGFRPRAPSLMMSLEGTLVLKAEQCSSCVEPCFRPQGDQQLCKAQEAQRVERAVLLEAVQGLEIELSVCQQRQKDLQDTFSTAQSHWRAQEERLHHEVSSLTCLLGDHRQMTDSLIETVKTEQKKAANQFAERSTEKPGKQDEMVADAAEGKGYNQSRPRLQRTMKLHSDLHQALEGLQLQTLASPSPSLDPMSSYQVSVQQLQEELQREKDQVSRLVERLERAEQKSEELRQQQEQDAKESWNTVHQEMETNQEMGGMVERMRGKVQEVSAILRRKISWGGWAGMKDEEEEEEEGKPANALNSECVNQCQTMHPDPQMLEQAQRNPELEPEKGAQDQHSCLETLLWRWQKTLGGQRDIVKRLKADMKRETESMQVMAAGLLNNRQHSLDTCQVQALEEHLEIWRRRQREMKMQLSEMQAQFDMERNRSAEFLKENDKLSRLLCTVESSVADLQPLLTYHQVLVEDAMKDNSIQHGRHWSKM; from the exons atgACCATCTGGTGGCAGCCTGTCGGGAAGTcgaggacccagttgcacagggtggggttcagacccagggccccgagcttaatgatgagcttggagggtactttggtgttgaaggctgagcaaTGTTCATCATGTGTTGAACCGTGCTTTCGGCCGCAGGGGGACCAGCAGCTCTGCAAAGCCCAGGAGGCCCAGCGTGTGGAGCGGGCCGTGCTGCTGGAAGCCGTCCAGGGCCTGGAGATCGAGTTGTCTGTGTGCCAGCAGAGACAGAAGGACCTGCAGGACACTTTCTCCACAGCCCAGAGCCACTGGAGGGCCCAAGAGGAGCGGCTGCACCATGAAG tgtcctCCCTTACCTGTTTGTTGGGAGACCACAGGCAGATGACCGACAGTTTGATTGAGACAGTCAAAACCGAGCAGAAGAAAGCAGCCAATCAGTTTGCAGAGCGGAG CACGGAAAAGCCGGGCAAACAAGATGAG ATGGTTGCTGATGCTGCTGAAGGCAAGGGCTACAATCAGAGCAGGCCCCGGCTGCAGCGCACCATGAAGCTCCACTCCGACCTGCACCAGGCCTTAGAGGGCCTCCAGCTGCAGACACTAGCATCACCCTCCCCATCATTAGACCCCATGAGCTCCTACCAGGTCTCCGTCCAGCAGCTTCAGGAGGAgctgcagagagagaaggaccAAGTATCGAGGCTGGTGGAGCGTCTGGAGAGGGCTGAGCAGAAGTCAGAGGAGCTGAGGCAGCAGCAGGAGCAAGATGCCAAGGAAAGCTGGAACACTGTCCACCAAGAGATGGAGACCAACCAGGAGATGGGCGGCATGGTGGAGCGGATGAGGGGGAAGGTGCAGGAGGTTAGCGCCATACTGCGACGCAAGATAAGCTGGGGTGGATGGGCTGGGATGAaggatgaggaggaagaagaagaggaggggaagCCTGCAAATGCCCTTAACTCAGAGTGCGTAAACCAGTGTCAGACAATGCACCCAGATCCACAAATGCTAGAACAGGCTCAAAGGAACCCAGAACTAGAACCAGAGAAGGGAGCCCAGGACCAGCACTCCTGCCTAGAGACGTTGCTGTGGAGGTGGCAGAAGACGCTGGGGGGACAGAGGGACATTGTGAAGAGGCTGAAGGCCGACatgaagagggagacagagagcatgCAGGTGATGGCTGCCGGCCTCTTGAACAACAGACAGCACAGCCTGGACACATGCCAGGTCCAAGCCCTTGAAGAGCACCTGGAGATCTGGAggcggaggcagagagagatgaaAATGCAG CTGTCTGAGATGCAGGCCCAGTTTGACATGGAGCGGAACCGCTCTGCCGAGTTCCTGAAAGAGAATGACAAGCTGAGTAGACTGCTTTGCACAGTGGAGTCCTCGGTGGCTGACCTGCAGCCCCTGCTCACCTACCACCAGGTCCTAGTAGAGGACGCCATGAAGGACAACTCTATACAACATGGCCGCCACTGGAGCAAGATGTAA